One stretch of Vulpes lagopus strain Blue_001 chromosome X, ASM1834538v1, whole genome shotgun sequence DNA includes these proteins:
- the TMSB15B gene encoding thymosin beta-15B, whose product MSDKPDLSEVEKFDRSKLKKTNTKEKNTLPSKETIQQKECVQTS is encoded by the exons ATGAGTGATAAGCCAGATTTGTCTGAAGTGGAGAAGTTTGACAGGTCAAAACTGAAGAAAACTAATACTAAAGAAAAGAATACTCTTCCTTCAAAGGAAA ccaTCCAGCAGAAGGAGTGTGTTCAAACTTCATAA